A section of the Harmonia axyridis chromosome 2, icHarAxyr1.1, whole genome shotgun sequence genome encodes:
- the LOC123673914 gene encoding dnaJ homolog subfamily C member 18-like gives MADRPKRMNGKKNEANESKKKKVTHDETTEMNDYTQEELEEVERIKNSENLYAIFGVNEDGTEEEIRKAYKKLALKVHPDKNKAPGAADAFKKIGNAVDILTDQKKRKSYDEISREEEKRKTTFRKYDHTSEMKSTDLQNLLISFAIAGTALGIFYLWSEYSDGKKKKEKDKK, from the exons ATGGCTGATAGGCCTAAAAGAATGAACGGAAAAAAGAATGAGGCTAACgaatcaaaaaagaagaaagttACCCATGATGAGACTACAGAAATGAATGATTACACTCAGGAAGAACTGGAAGAAGTGgaacgaataaaaaattccgaGAATTTGTATGCAATATTTGGCGTCAATGAAGATGGTACTGAGGAGGAGATAAGAAAAGCCTACAAAAAATTGGCACTTAAGGTTCATCCTGACAAAAACAAAGCCCCAGGTGCAGCAGATGCGTTCAAAAAAATAG GCAATGCTGTTGATATACTGACAGATCAGAAGAAACGGAAGTCTTATGATGAGATTAGTAGAGAAGAAGAGAAGAGAAAGACgacattcagaaaatatgaccACACGAGCGAA ATGAAGTCAACTGATCTACAGaacttgttgatttcatttgcgATTGCGGGAACTGCTTTAGGAATATTCTATTTGTGGTCTGAATATTCAgatggaaagaagaagaaagaaaaagacaaaaaataa